One genomic window of Niveibacterium sp. SC-1 includes the following:
- the tsaD gene encoding tRNA (adenosine(37)-N6)-threonylcarbamoyltransferase complex transferase subunit TsaD, whose translation MLILGIESSCDETGIGLYDTDAQRLLAHRVHSQIALHALYGGVVPELASRDHVRRIVPLYRETLAAAGVAPADIAGVGYTCGPGLAGALLVGAAFAESLAAGLGVPALPIHHLEGHLLSPLLSADPPRFPFVALLVSGGHTQLMRVEGVGHYTLLGETVDDAAGEAFDKTAKLLGLDYPGGPVLARLADGGSPGRFKLPRPMIHSGDLQMSFSGLKTAVLTTTQSAGWTTEDAADLAAEFQEAVTEVLVSKSLAALRETGLRTLVVAGGVGANRRLRASLDAHAQKRRFRVHYPELEYCSDNGAMIALAAGLRFAAGKYGKRDGRIAVRPRWPLAELQMPA comes from the coding sequence ATGCTCATCCTTGGCATCGAATCCTCCTGCGACGAGACCGGCATCGGCCTCTACGACACTGACGCGCAGCGTCTCCTTGCCCACAGGGTGCATTCGCAGATTGCCTTGCATGCGCTCTATGGCGGAGTCGTGCCGGAGCTTGCTTCGCGCGACCATGTGCGACGCATCGTGCCGCTCTATCGCGAAACGCTGGCGGCGGCGGGCGTCGCTCCTGCTGACATCGCCGGTGTTGGCTATACCTGCGGGCCGGGCCTCGCCGGCGCGCTGCTGGTGGGCGCGGCCTTCGCCGAGTCGCTGGCGGCCGGCCTGGGCGTCCCGGCCCTGCCGATCCATCACCTCGAAGGGCATCTGCTCTCGCCGCTGCTCTCCGCTGATCCGCCGCGCTTCCCCTTCGTGGCCTTGCTCGTGTCGGGTGGTCATACCCAATTGATGCGGGTCGAGGGCGTGGGGCATTACACCCTGCTTGGCGAGACCGTGGATGACGCTGCCGGAGAGGCCTTCGACAAAACGGCGAAACTGCTCGGCCTCGACTACCCCGGCGGCCCGGTCCTGGCGCGCCTCGCCGACGGTGGCAGCCCCGGGCGCTTCAAGCTGCCGCGCCCGATGATTCATTCGGGGGATCTGCAGATGAGTTTCAGCGGGCTCAAGACGGCCGTGTTGACGACGACCCAGTCGGCTGGTTGGACGACCGAAGACGCGGCCGATCTGGCGGCGGAGTTCCAGGAAGCCGTGACCGAGGTCCTGGTGAGCAAGTCGCTCGCGGCTTTGCGCGAGACCGGGCTGCGCACCCTCGTGGTTGCAGGCGGTGTCGGCGCGAATCGCCGCCTGCGGGCAAGCCTCGACGCGCACGCCCAGAAGCGACGCTTCCGGGTGCATTACCCGGAGTTGGAGTATTGCTCCGACAATGGCGCAATGATTGCACTGGCCGCCGGGCTCAGATTTGCAGCAGGTAAGTACGGCAAGCGCGACGGCCGCATCGCGGTACGGCCTCGTTGGCCGCTGGCTGAATTGCAGATGCCGGCCTGA
- a CDS encoding helix-turn-helix domain-containing protein yields the protein MPLRTSFAQMNCSFARAIDVIGDPWTLLVLRECFLGVERFEGFMQALGLARNVLADRLQALVAEGVLEKLPVEGHARHHAYRLTEKGEALLPAMVALMQWGDVWISGAGAEPILAVGPDGAPLAPVGLRRANGRPLRPQDVRFAAGPGAEALTRGHLAQLQAQGRK from the coding sequence ATGCCGCTGAGAACCTCGTTCGCCCAGATGAACTGCTCCTTCGCCCGCGCGATCGACGTGATCGGCGACCCCTGGACCCTGCTGGTGCTGCGCGAGTGCTTCCTGGGCGTCGAACGTTTCGAAGGCTTCATGCAGGCGCTGGGCCTCGCGCGCAACGTGCTCGCGGATCGCCTGCAGGCCCTGGTCGCCGAAGGCGTGCTCGAGAAGCTGCCCGTGGAAGGACATGCGCGGCATCACGCCTATCGCCTCACCGAGAAGGGCGAGGCGCTGCTGCCGGCGATGGTCGCCCTGATGCAGTGGGGGGACGTCTGGATCTCCGGCGCCGGTGCCGAACCCATTCTTGCCGTGGGCCCGGATGGCGCTCCCCTGGCGCCGGTGGGTCTGCGACGTGCCAACGGCCGCCCCTTGAGGCCACAGGACGTCCGCTTCGCCGCGGGCCCGGGGGCCGAGGCGCTGACGCGCGGCCATCTGGCACAACTGCAGGCGCAGGGCCGGAAGTAG
- the plsY gene encoding glycerol-3-phosphate 1-O-acyltransferase PlsY, producing the protein MPQIASAALTAIAAYLLGSIPFAVLSSRLFGLADPRTYGSGNPGATNVLRSGNKKAAILTLIGDALKGVIAVLAARALTHDENLVAIAGIAAFVGHVFSVFLRFRGGKGVATAGGVLLAMHWPVGVATLACWIFIAATTRYSSAAALVSALASPFLTAWLFPQASWVVAVAVMALILIWRHWANIGRLFSGQESKLGKKKA; encoded by the coding sequence ATGCCTCAGATTGCTAGCGCCGCCCTGACGGCCATCGCCGCCTACCTGCTCGGCTCCATTCCTTTTGCCGTACTGAGCAGCCGCTTGTTCGGACTGGCCGATCCGCGCACTTACGGATCGGGCAACCCGGGCGCCACCAACGTATTGCGTAGCGGCAACAAAAAGGCCGCCATCCTCACGCTGATCGGCGATGCACTCAAAGGCGTGATCGCAGTCCTCGCCGCACGAGCCTTGACCCACGATGAAAACCTCGTCGCCATTGCGGGTATTGCGGCCTTCGTCGGCCACGTATTTTCCGTCTTCCTGCGGTTTCGCGGCGGCAAAGGTGTCGCAACGGCGGGTGGCGTATTGCTGGCGATGCACTGGCCGGTCGGCGTGGCAACCTTGGCCTGCTGGATCTTCATTGCCGCCACAACCCGCTATTCCTCCGCGGCCGCGCTGGTTTCTGCGCTCGCGAGCCCTTTCCTGACGGCCTGGCTCTTTCCTCAGGCGAGCTGGGTCGTGGCGGTGGCGGTCATGGCGCTCATTCTTATCTGGCGCCATTGGGCCAATATCGGCCGACTGTTTTCGGGGCAGGAAAGCAAGCTGGGCAAGAAGAAGGCCTGA
- the dnaG gene encoding DNA primase, with protein sequence MIPQAFIQDLVARVDIVDLIQKYVPLKKAGANYQACCPFHSEKSPSFTVSPTKQFYHCFGCGAHGTAVGFLMEYAGFGFIDAIKDLAQQIGVAVPEEGPAFSGPSREQQRSLIDVMTDAAQYYRDQLKNSPRAVDYLKRRGLTGEIAARFGIGYAPNEWQGLADQFKQYDDEVLSEAGLVITNEAGRRYDRFRDRIMFPILDQRGNVIAFGGRVIDQGEPKYLNSPETPLFEKGRELYGLSQARIAIRETDTVIVVEGYMDVVALAQFGVGNAVATLGTATTPTHVQKLLRQASRLVFCFDGDKAGRKAARRGLDAALAHLADDKTVAFLFLPEEHDPDSYVREHGADAFQAAAQQATPLGRFLLDALAEECELGTAEGRAKLVHLAKESIPKVSAPVLRMQLVRELAHAAQLSPEETAQALGLAAPPKPPTGRFGDRKAPPPLPRAPVAPFVQKLLRLLLARPELGSRVPFDLLACLPETSERDAVIAIMDAGEDGQLIGASLGVWFEHFRDSACAPAIATAMRSIQEGLVNDDRVEDELTDTLRRLELLSLENEIKTLTGSLIRPEDQAYLQQLFAKKQKLKSGQPV encoded by the coding sequence ATGATCCCGCAGGCATTCATCCAGGACCTCGTCGCGCGGGTCGACATTGTCGACCTGATCCAGAAGTACGTCCCGCTCAAGAAGGCGGGCGCGAACTATCAGGCCTGCTGCCCTTTCCACAGCGAGAAATCACCCTCGTTCACGGTGAGCCCGACCAAGCAGTTCTATCACTGCTTCGGATGCGGCGCGCACGGTACCGCAGTGGGCTTCCTGATGGAGTACGCGGGCTTCGGCTTCATCGACGCGATCAAGGACCTCGCCCAGCAGATCGGCGTGGCGGTGCCCGAAGAGGGCCCGGCCTTTTCCGGGCCGTCGCGTGAGCAGCAACGCTCGCTGATCGACGTCATGACCGACGCCGCCCAGTACTACCGGGACCAGCTCAAGAACAGCCCGCGCGCCGTCGACTACCTCAAGCGACGCGGCCTCACCGGCGAGATCGCCGCGCGCTTTGGCATCGGCTACGCCCCCAACGAATGGCAGGGCTTGGCCGACCAGTTCAAGCAGTACGACGACGAAGTGCTCTCCGAAGCGGGCCTGGTCATCACCAACGAGGCGGGGCGACGCTATGACCGCTTCCGCGACCGGATCATGTTCCCGATCCTCGATCAGCGCGGCAACGTGATCGCCTTCGGTGGTCGCGTCATCGACCAGGGCGAGCCGAAGTACCTGAACTCCCCCGAGACGCCGCTCTTTGAGAAGGGGCGCGAGCTCTACGGTCTGTCGCAGGCGCGCATCGCGATCCGCGAAACCGATACGGTGATCGTCGTTGAAGGCTACATGGACGTCGTCGCGCTGGCGCAGTTCGGCGTCGGCAATGCTGTCGCCACGCTGGGCACGGCGACGACCCCGACACACGTCCAGAAACTGCTGCGCCAGGCCAGTCGCCTGGTGTTCTGCTTCGACGGCGACAAGGCGGGCCGCAAGGCCGCAAGGCGCGGGCTGGATGCCGCCCTCGCCCACCTCGCCGACGACAAGACCGTCGCCTTCCTCTTCCTGCCCGAAGAGCACGACCCCGACTCCTATGTGCGCGAGCATGGCGCCGACGCCTTCCAGGCCGCCGCGCAGCAAGCCACGCCGTTGGGGCGCTTCCTGCTCGATGCGCTGGCGGAAGAATGCGAACTCGGCACGGCCGAAGGCCGCGCCAAGCTGGTGCACCTTGCCAAGGAAAGCATTCCCAAGGTTTCCGCGCCGGTCCTGCGCATGCAGCTCGTGCGGGAACTTGCCCACGCCGCCCAGCTTTCTCCGGAAGAAACGGCGCAGGCCCTGGGACTCGCGGCACCGCCGAAGCCACCCACCGGTCGTTTTGGCGATCGCAAGGCACCTCCGCCGCTGCCGCGCGCACCGGTCGCGCCCTTCGTGCAGAAGCTCCTGCGTCTTCTGCTCGCACGTCCGGAGCTGGGTTCGCGCGTGCCCTTCGACTTGCTGGCCTGCCTGCCCGAGACCAGCGAGCGCGATGCAGTCATCGCGATCATGGATGCCGGGGAAGACGGCCAGCTGATCGGCGCGTCACTGGGCGTGTGGTTCGAGCACTTCCGTGACAGCGCGTGTGCGCCAGCCATCGCAACCGCGATGCGTTCGATCCAGGAAGGCCTGGTCAACGACGACCGGGTCGAGGACGAACTCACCGACACCCTCAGACGGCTTGAATTGCTCAGCCTCGAGAACGAAATAAAAACGCTGACGGGCAGCCTCATCCGCCCCGAAGACCAAGCCTATCTGCAGCAGCTTTTCGCGAAAAAACAGAAACTTAAGTCTGGACAGCCCGTCTAA
- a CDS encoding DNA alkylation repair protein has product MTSAARTATPAPPETLADEARALLAQLADPQRAVAMQAYMRGLFPFFGVGTPARRAQLKPWLALVPVDAAPATAEALWRLPERECQLVACDLLARHARKLPAECMPRLARLVVTRAWWDTVDTLASKVYGPMALRHPECLAALDACVAHEDLWLRRVALIYQLSYGEATDTARLQTALDANLAHPDFFIRKAMGWALRQYARTDPDWVRDYLQSRGARVPPLTRREALRHL; this is encoded by the coding sequence ATGACATCCGCCGCCAGAACCGCCACGCCAGCGCCCCCCGAAACCCTCGCCGACGAAGCCCGCGCGCTGCTGGCCCAGCTTGCCGATCCGCAGCGGGCTGTGGCGATGCAGGCCTACATGCGAGGGCTGTTCCCCTTCTTCGGCGTGGGTACACCGGCGCGGCGTGCGCAGCTCAAGCCCTGGCTCGCACTGGTTCCCGTGGATGCCGCGCCGGCGACGGCCGAAGCGCTATGGCGCCTGCCCGAGCGTGAATGCCAGCTTGTGGCCTGCGATCTGCTGGCACGCCACGCGCGCAAGCTGCCCGCCGAGTGCATGCCGCGGCTCGCCCGCCTGGTCGTCACCCGTGCCTGGTGGGACACCGTCGACACCCTTGCGAGCAAGGTGTACGGGCCGATGGCGCTCCGTCATCCGGAATGCCTCGCCGCGCTTGATGCCTGCGTGGCGCATGAGGATCTCTGGCTGCGGCGCGTCGCCCTCATCTACCAGCTCTCCTACGGCGAGGCGACCGACACGGCACGCTTGCAGACCGCGCTGGACGCTAACCTGGCACATCCGGACTTCTTCATCCGCAAGGCCATGGGTTGGGCCCTGCGGCAATACGCGCGCACCGACCCGGACTGGGTGCGCGACTACCTGCAGAGCCGCGGCGCACGTGTGCCGCCGCTGACCCGCCGCGAAGCCCTGCGTCACCTCTGA
- the rpoD gene encoding RNA polymerase sigma factor RpoD, translated as MVAKKDIKDVRKDSPKGRSSKAKEKEAALAQLVAQPADAEARRTRLKTLIALGKERGYLTYAEINDHLPDDLVDAEQIESIISTFGDMGIQVYDEAPAAEELLISENAPPVVDDEAAQEEAEQALSAADSEFGRTTDPVRMYMREMGSVELLTREGEIEIAKRIEDGLKHMVQAISACPTTIADILNVAEKVGKDEMRIDELVDGLIDPNAPEETAMVEAASDDESLEDDEAGDEDEDGDGSAKISASLLQLKSDALERFEVIRGLYQKMMQSLSKKGSDDKTYLKIQNQISAELLNIRFTAKSIEKLCDTVRHMVEDVRKHERKTLDLCVERAGMPRLHFIKVFPGNETNLDWLKSEITPSHAYASALMRMQPAILEEQQKLIDLQERIGIPLKELKDINKQMSTGEAKMRRAKREMTEANLRLVISIAKKYTNRGLQFLDLIQEGNIGLMKAVDKFEYRRGYKFSTYATWWIRQAITRSIADQARTIRIPVHMIETINKMNRISRQILQETGVEPDPATLAIKMEMPEDKIRKIMKISKEPISMETPIGDDDDSHLGDFIEDTATVAPADAAEYSGLRDATSEVLDSLTPREAKVLRMRFGIEMNTDHTLEEVGKQFDVTRERIRQIEAKALRKLRHPSRSDKLRSFLDGEG; from the coding sequence ATGGTCGCAAAGAAAGACATCAAAGACGTTCGCAAGGATTCGCCCAAGGGCCGGTCCTCCAAGGCGAAGGAAAAAGAAGCCGCACTCGCCCAGCTCGTGGCGCAGCCGGCCGACGCCGAAGCGCGCCGTACCCGCCTCAAAACGCTGATTGCCCTGGGCAAGGAGCGCGGCTATCTCACGTACGCCGAAATCAACGACCACCTGCCCGACGACCTCGTCGATGCCGAACAGATCGAGTCCATCATCTCGACCTTCGGCGACATGGGCATCCAGGTCTATGACGAAGCGCCCGCTGCCGAAGAGCTGCTGATCTCGGAAAACGCCCCGCCGGTCGTCGACGACGAAGCCGCGCAGGAAGAAGCCGAGCAGGCACTGTCGGCCGCCGACTCCGAATTCGGCCGCACCACCGATCCCGTGCGCATGTACATGCGCGAAATGGGCTCGGTCGAGCTGCTCACCCGCGAAGGCGAAATCGAAATCGCCAAGCGGATCGAAGACGGTCTCAAGCACATGGTCCAGGCGATCTCCGCCTGTCCCACCACCATCGCGGACATCCTCAACGTGGCCGAGAAGGTGGGCAAGGACGAGATGCGCATCGACGAACTCGTCGATGGCCTGATCGATCCCAACGCGCCTGAAGAGACCGCCATGGTCGAAGCCGCCAGCGACGACGAATCGCTGGAGGACGACGAGGCCGGCGACGAGGACGAAGACGGTGACGGCAGCGCAAAGATCAGTGCCTCTCTGCTGCAATTGAAATCCGACGCGCTCGAGCGCTTCGAGGTCATCCGCGGCCTGTATCAGAAGATGATGCAGTCGCTGAGCAAGAAGGGTTCGGACGACAAGACCTACCTCAAGATCCAGAACCAGATCAGCGCCGAGTTGCTCAACATCCGCTTCACCGCGAAGTCGATCGAGAAGCTCTGCGACACCGTCCGCCACATGGTGGAAGACGTGCGCAAGCATGAGCGCAAGACGCTTGACCTCTGCGTCGAGCGCGCCGGCATGCCGCGCCTGCACTTCATCAAGGTGTTCCCGGGCAACGAGACCAATCTGGACTGGCTCAAGAGCGAGATCACGCCGTCGCACGCCTACGCCTCGGCCCTGATGCGCATGCAGCCCGCGATCCTGGAAGAACAGCAGAAGCTGATCGACCTGCAGGAACGCATCGGCATTCCGCTCAAGGAACTCAAGGACATCAACAAGCAGATGTCCACGGGTGAGGCCAAGATGCGCCGCGCCAAGCGCGAGATGACCGAAGCCAACCTGCGTCTGGTGATCTCGATCGCGAAGAAGTACACCAACCGCGGTCTGCAGTTCCTCGACCTGATCCAGGAAGGCAACATCGGCCTGATGAAGGCGGTGGACAAGTTCGAATACCGTCGCGGCTACAAGTTCTCGACCTATGCGACGTGGTGGATCCGTCAGGCCATCACCCGCTCGATCGCCGACCAGGCCCGCACGATCCGCATCCCGGTTCACATGATCGAGACGATCAACAAGATGAACCGCATCTCGCGCCAGATCCTGCAGGAAACCGGTGTCGAGCCGGATCCGGCGACCTTGGCGATCAAGATGGAGATGCCCGAGGACAAGATCCGCAAGATCATGAAGATCTCCAAGGAGCCCATCTCCATGGAGACCCCGATCGGCGACGACGACGACTCGCACCTGGGCGACTTCATCGAGGACACCGCCACCGTGGCACCGGCCGACGCGGCCGAGTACTCCGGCCTGCGCGATGCCACCTCCGAAGTGCTCGACAGCCTCACCCCGCGTGAAGCCAAGGTGCTGCGGATGCGCTTCGGCATCGAGATGAACACGGACCACACGCTGGAAGAAGTCGGCAAGCAATTCGACGTCACCCGCGAGCGGATCCGCCAGATCGAAGCCAAGGCGCTGCGCAAGCTGCGTCACCCCTCGCGTTCGGACAAGCTGCGCAGCTTCCTCGACGGCGAAGGCTAA
- the rpsU gene encoding 30S ribosomal protein S21: MPGIRLKENEPFEVAIRRFKRTIEKAGVITELRSREFYEKPTSERKRKKAAAVKRLHKRLRSQQLPPKLY, encoded by the coding sequence ATGCCGGGTATCCGACTCAAGGAAAACGAACCGTTTGAAGTTGCGATCCGCCGCTTCAAGCGCACCATCGAAAAGGCCGGTGTGATCACCGAGCTGCGTTCGCGCGAGTTCTACGAAAAGCCGACTTCCGAGCGCAAGCGCAAGAAGGCTGCTGCCGTGAAGCGCCTGCACAAGCGCCTGCGCAGCCAACAGCTTCCGCCGAAGCTGTACTGA
- a CDS encoding GatB/YqeY domain-containing protein, whose translation MSLKQTITDDMKAAMKAKDSARLGAVRLLLAAIKQKEVDERVELDDAAVLAVIEKQLKQRRDSVNQYEAAAREDLAAAERFEIEVLSAYMPAQMGEAEIDAAIDAALAEAGATGPAAMGKAMGLLKPRLAGKADMSVVSARLKAKLAS comes from the coding sequence ATGTCCTTGAAGCAGACCATCACCGACGACATGAAGGCCGCCATGAAGGCAAAAGACAGCGCGCGCCTGGGCGCCGTGCGTCTGCTGCTTGCGGCGATCAAACAGAAGGAAGTGGATGAGCGCGTCGAGCTCGACGATGCGGCCGTACTGGCGGTGATCGAGAAGCAGCTGAAGCAACGCCGGGACTCCGTGAACCAGTACGAAGCGGCCGCCCGCGAGGACCTCGCCGCTGCCGAACGCTTCGAGATCGAAGTGCTGAGCGCCTATATGCCCGCCCAGATGGGCGAGGCGGAGATCGACGCCGCAATCGACGCGGCTCTTGCGGAGGCCGGCGCCACTGGTCCCGCCGCCATGGGCAAGGCCATGGGCCTGCTCAAGCCGCGCCTCGCCGGAAAGGCGGACATGAGCGTCGTGTCTGCGCGCCTGAAGGCCAAGCTCGCAAGCTGA
- a CDS encoding H-NS histone family protein encodes MEIAKLNLAELKRLAKRIESEIERRASATKKDVLKKMHKIAADAGISLEDLIGTKKEKAPARKPRAAKGTGRKPAVRRSVGVAKYRNPADASQTWTGKGRKPLWAQAWIDSGKPLGDLEIK; translated from the coding sequence ATGGAAATCGCCAAGCTCAATCTTGCCGAACTCAAGCGACTGGCCAAGCGCATCGAAAGCGAGATCGAACGCCGCGCCTCTGCGACGAAAAAAGACGTTCTGAAGAAGATGCACAAGATTGCCGCCGACGCCGGCATCTCGCTCGAAGACCTCATCGGCACCAAGAAGGAAAAGGCACCCGCCCGCAAGCCCCGCGCTGCCAAGGGCACTGGCCGCAAGCCCGCCGTGCGGCGCTCCGTCGGCGTGGCCAAATACCGCAATCCGGCTGACGCCTCGCAGACCTGGACGGGCAAGGGTCGCAAGCCACTGTGGGCGCAAGCCTGGATTGATTCGGGCAAGCCGCTGGGCGACCTCGAGATCAAGTAA
- a CDS encoding acyltransferase family protein codes for MIRTRFRLSRRTAPYLFIAPPLLILGCFGVLPILFSVFISFTHWEAIRGLESLEFVGLDNYAWVLVDDDWFGRALGGTLWSTLVTGFVVHLTAIPLAAFIDRGFGRWRSLIAAAYFMPFITAGIVIWFVMSALFSAQPGGVVNSLFNALGNWELLGFKPLSLFFPTEPVDWWRQHGEILGVFSGWWYALGWNTLLYMTALQYVPRELYEAARMDGANAWQELRYVTVPQLRPMIFFATSLSVIGGIQGGGPYGVSGYMYKMAYGGDGDFGAVSAMAVILIPIIAALIWVLWAYVGGRPSLPGSARERVPTWPEHQIARLSGAVWRRVRHLLEAPPSDDPAHLRGFSGMRAIACLMVISHHLAQRIDGDWGLFWLVKPLWTLALRADAGVSLFFVLSGALLSVPFWRSFLAGETAPGLGQYILRRAARIAPGYWLALIVAYFVGLQLMPEAEHAFGRFLAGMGFVSGLHYISFFPSEFDPVLWSISLEVICYVLLPLLVLPAWRLLPGREPKLTARYLAFVLLGLQIAHLLILHFFMTSEDGKGWIHGQIGGAKEWLPYWSPASFMTQFMLGSCAAFAIAWYGRDSGKRDRDFDRDFDRVAGWALAGALVVMFFFHRMGSPATLTAQPYVTPIFPALLAIGLFAMHYGHTLHRVLDNRLFNFVATISFGLYLWHWPVMETIRLLWEPDFKFAGLRDFGYWLGLSAIVVGVATLLATLSWYCVERPVLQWAQAWLRSARGKARSLAQAGS; via the coding sequence ATGATTCGCACCCGCTTCCGCCTATCCCGCCGCACCGCGCCCTACCTCTTCATCGCGCCACCGCTGCTCATCCTGGGCTGCTTTGGCGTGCTGCCCATCCTCTTCTCGGTCTTCATCTCCTTCACGCATTGGGAGGCGATCCGCGGGCTGGAATCGCTCGAATTCGTCGGCCTCGACAACTACGCCTGGGTGCTGGTCGACGATGACTGGTTCGGCCGCGCGCTCGGCGGCACGCTGTGGAGCACGCTGGTCACCGGCTTCGTCGTGCATCTCACCGCGATTCCGCTCGCAGCCTTCATCGACCGCGGCTTCGGACGCTGGCGTAGCCTCATCGCGGCGGCCTACTTCATGCCCTTCATCACCGCGGGTATCGTCATCTGGTTCGTGATGAGCGCGCTCTTCTCGGCGCAGCCGGGGGGCGTGGTGAACAGCCTCTTCAACGCCCTGGGCAACTGGGAGCTGCTGGGCTTCAAGCCGCTGTCGCTCTTCTTCCCCACCGAACCGGTGGACTGGTGGCGGCAGCATGGCGAGATCCTTGGCGTGTTCTCTGGCTGGTGGTACGCGCTGGGCTGGAACACCCTGCTCTACATGACCGCCCTGCAGTACGTGCCGCGCGAGCTCTACGAAGCCGCCCGCATGGACGGCGCCAATGCGTGGCAGGAGCTGCGTTACGTGACCGTGCCGCAGTTGCGGCCGATGATCTTCTTCGCGACCTCGCTGTCGGTCATCGGCGGCATCCAGGGCGGCGGCCCCTACGGCGTCTCGGGCTACATGTACAAGATGGCCTACGGCGGCGACGGGGACTTCGGCGCCGTATCGGCAATGGCAGTGATCCTGATCCCCATCATCGCGGCGCTGATCTGGGTGCTCTGGGCCTACGTGGGCGGCCGCCCCAGCCTGCCGGGCAGCGCACGCGAACGCGTGCCGACCTGGCCTGAGCACCAGATCGCCCGGCTCTCCGGCGCGGTCTGGCGCCGTGTGCGACACCTGCTCGAAGCGCCGCCTTCCGACGATCCGGCGCACCTGCGCGGCTTTTCCGGCATGCGCGCGATCGCCTGTCTGATGGTGATCAGCCATCACTTGGCCCAGCGCATCGATGGCGACTGGGGTCTGTTCTGGCTGGTCAAGCCGCTATGGACCCTGGCTTTGCGCGCGGATGCGGGCGTGAGCCTCTTCTTCGTACTTTCCGGCGCGCTACTCTCCGTGCCCTTCTGGCGCAGCTTTCTCGCCGGCGAAACCGCCCCGGGGCTAGGCCAGTACATCTTGCGGCGTGCGGCGCGCATTGCGCCGGGCTACTGGCTGGCGCTGATCGTCGCCTACTTTGTCGGCCTGCAGCTGATGCCCGAGGCCGAGCATGCCTTCGGCCGCTTCCTCGCCGGCATGGGTTTCGTCTCGGGCCTGCACTACATCAGCTTCTTTCCCAGCGAGTTCGATCCGGTGCTCTGGTCGATCAGCCTGGAAGTAATCTGCTATGTGCTGCTGCCCCTGCTGGTGCTGCCCGCCTGGCGCCTGCTGCCGGGACGCGAGCCCAAGCTCACGGCGCGCTATCTCGCCTTTGTGCTGCTCGGGCTGCAGATCGCCCACCTGCTGATCCTGCACTTCTTCATGACCAGCGAGGACGGCAAGGGCTGGATCCACGGACAGATCGGCGGCGCCAAGGAGTGGCTGCCCTACTGGAGCCCGGCGAGCTTCATGACGCAGTTCATGCTGGGGAGCTGCGCCGCCTTCGCCATTGCCTGGTACGGGCGCGATTCGGGCAAGCGCGACCGCGACTTCGACCGCGACTTCGACCGCGTCGCCGGCTGGGCGTTGGCGGGCGCGCTGGTCGTGATGTTCTTCTTCCACCGCATGGGCTCGCCGGCCACGCTCACCGCGCAGCCCTACGTCACCCCCATCTTCCCCGCCCTGCTCGCGATCGGGCTCTTTGCCATGCATTACGGCCACACCCTGCACCGGGTGCTGGACAACCGGCTCTTCAACTTCGTCGCAACCATCTCCTTCGGGCTCTACCTCTGGCACTGGCCGGTGATGGAGACGATCCGCCTGCTGTGGGAGCCGGACTTCAAGTTCGCCGGCTTGCGCGACTTCGGATACTGGCTTGGCCTCAGTGCCATCGTCGTCGGCGTGGCGACCCTGCTCGCGACCCTCTCCTGGTACTGCGTCGAGCGCCCGGTGCTGCAATGGGCCCAGGCCTGGCTGCGCAGCGCGCGCGGGAAGGCCCGCAGTCTGGCGCAAGCGGGGTCCTGA
- a CDS encoding nuclear transport factor 2 family protein, which yields MYAMIVERIVRNAFDALNRGEMEPVLARFHPDGVLRFPGEDGLGAECRGLAQVRPWFQRFRALFPHLQFQIHEVSVHGLPWNTRVFTRFTDRIPFPDGTVFINHGVQYLRLVWGRVREDVIYVDTQTVARARAHAAREAGR from the coding sequence ATGTACGCGATGATCGTCGAGCGCATCGTCCGCAACGCATTCGATGCGCTGAACCGGGGCGAGATGGAACCGGTGCTGGCCCGCTTCCATCCGGACGGCGTGCTGCGTTTTCCGGGCGAGGACGGCCTGGGCGCAGAGTGCCGCGGACTTGCGCAGGTGCGCCCCTGGTTCCAGCGCTTTCGCGCGCTCTTTCCGCACCTGCAGTTCCAGATCCATGAGGTCAGCGTGCACGGGCTCCCCTGGAACACCCGCGTCTTCACCCGCTTCACCGACCGCATCCCCTTCCCCGACGGCACGGTGTTCATCAATCACGGCGTGCAATACCTCCGCCTCGTCTGGGGACGGGTGCGTGAGGACGTGATCTACGTCGACACCCAGACGGTCGCCCGCGCGCGGGCCCACGCGGCGCGGGAGGCGGGTCGCTGA